AAGCTCCACGATGAAGCACACTTCCCTGCTGACAGAAGTTCCATCACTTATCGCAAAGGTCTTTCTGCGCTTGGTCTGGGGCGAAGCTATACATCTTAGGTAGCGACAGGATTCCATTCAAAGTAGTAGTGATAGTGATTACGACAGCCAGGGTTAAACGGCGCACAGCACGCAGGACATTCATTCTCGCAATCCAGGTATTGCCGTATGCTCATTTCGGTGCCGCAGATTCCGCATAGGACTGCTTGCGAATCCCATTCGCTTCGCGGCCAAACTTCAATAGCATGATCGGCCATTGCATCATGACATTCTTTACATGCGTAATAGATGCCGCAGCATTTCATTTGAATGGCAATCACATCCCGCAGAGTTGAGTAGTGAGCGCAGCGGGTTTGCGAGTCTAGAGAAACTCCGTGAACGGTCGACTTTACCATACAAGAACAGGGTAGATGATTCCCTCTGCCTTTGTAAGCGTTCCAATCTCACCTGCAACAAACATGGAGAGAATATGACGGCGAACGAAGAAGCGCGTGCAGCAGAACTTCTGGAGGCACAGACCAAGGCCGAGAAGCTCTTTCATGAAGTGGAGTCTCGCGGACTGATCTGTTCCGGTGTCACCGAGAGCAAGCTGAATTCCGCTATTTATGCTCTCGCAAATGAGATGTATGGAATCTCCGCCTACTGGCATAAGCGCATCGTTCGTGCTGGAAAGAACACTCTTCTTCCGTATGATGAAAATCCGCCCGACCTTACTGTGCAGGCGGATGACATCCTCTTTCTCGATTTTGGACCAGTCTTCGAGCAGTGGGAGGCAGACTTTGGACGCACTTTCGTTCTCGGAACAGACCCACTCAAACTCAAGCTTCAACAGGACGTCGGACTGGCCTTTGCTGCAGGAAAGAAATACTTTCATGAGAATCCCGACCTCGTCAGCAGCGAGCTCTTCCGTTACGCACAATCGCTGGCTAAGCAATTTGGATGGGAGTTTGGTAGCCCAATCGCCGGACATCTGATCGGACAGTTCCCTCATGAAAAAATTTCCGGAGATAAAGTGTCTTTATATATTCATCCAGACAGCCACCTGCCCATGCGCTCGCTCGACCAGAATGGACAAAAACGGCATTGGATTCTGGAGATTCACTTTGTGGACAGGCAGCATGAAATCGGTGGCTTTTACGAAGAATTGATGACTCTTTAGACTCTTCGGAGTGTTGCGTGACCCGGAATATGCATCCATATACAAATAGGCGATCGGCAGCGCGTGCAATATTTCCAGCGTATTCCCTGGACTAACGCCCTTTTCATCGTCGGCAGTATGATCATCAAAAGGTCGCAGGCACGAAGTCGATACATCCCAACCCCCAAAAGAGATGCCAATTATGAGAAATTCAGCCTCGATTGCCCTCCTCGCCGCTACCGCACTTCTTCCCACAGCGTTACTGGCTCAACAAGTCATCACCGGTCAGGCCGCATTTGCCGACTGGAACCAGCAGCAGCCCGGTGCTCACCGCAAAATCACGTTGGCCGATCTTCCCCAACCCAAGCCGCAAGAGGCCGTCAACAATACCCCACATATCGTTCCTCGCCCCGCCGATGCATGGCCGGTAGCACCCGCTGGTTTTAAAGTCACTCTCTACGCAGGCGGCGACTCCGCTCCTATGCAACGTGCCGACAACAAAGAAAATATGGCGCGTAGCAACGGCACTTTCACCATGCCGCGCATCCTCAGAACCGCTCCCAACGGGGATCTATTTCTCGCCGACTCCGGAGCAGGCACCATCTTCATCCTTCGCGGAATAGGTCCCAACGGCAAAGCTGCCCGCACTGAGAAGTTCGTAACCGGTCTGGATCACCCATTCGGCATCGCCTTCTATCCGGCTGAAAATCCGAAATACGTCTACGTCGGCAACGCCACAACCATCCAGCGCATTCCGTATCACTCAGGCGATCTGCACGCAACCGGTGCACCCGAAACTATCGTCCCCGACATCCCAGGCTACGCACAGCTAACCGGTGGCGGCCACTGGACTCGTGACATCGTCTTTACTAAAGAAGGCCACATGCTCGTTTCTGTAGGCTCCGGCTCCAACGTGGACGACGCCGACACGCATCCCAAGGAATTCCACCGCGCCGATGTTCTCGAGTACACCCCTGAAGGCAAGTTTGTCGAGGTCTACGCACACGGCATCCGCAACTGCGTCGGCGAAGCCATCAATCCCATCACCGGCCAGCTCTGGTGCTCCACCAATGAGCGCGACGATCTCGGCAATCACCTTGTTCCCGACTATGTAACATCCATTAAAAAAGGCGGCTTTTACGGCTGGCCTTGGTATTACATGGGCGGTCATCAGGATCCGCGACTTCCCGAACCCTGCGCCAACGGAACTGGACCTAACCTGCAAGCAGCCGCACTCACCGCGGATCAGGCGAAAGACTGCAAGCGAGTCGACCTCTCGTCCAAGGTCATCACTCCCGATGTGCTGCTCCAACCACATATGGCTTCGCTTGAGATGACCTTCTACCCATCCAACGGAGATTTCCCCAAACAGTACGACGGCGATGCCTTCGCCGCTGAACATGGCTCATGGAACCGCGCCAACCGCGCCGGCTACGAAGTTGTCCACATCCCCATGCACAACGGCCACGCCGACGGGAGCTATGAAGACTTCCTGACCGGCTTCGTCACCAAAGACGGCCAGGTCTGGGGTCGTCCCGTAGGCGTCGCCACCGGCCACGATGGTGCGCTCTACGTCACCGATGACGGTACCCGCAGCGTCTGGCGCGTAGCCTACACGGGTAAGTAACCCACTCCGGGCAACAGAAAAGGGCGCTTCGGCCAAAAGCCGTGGCGCCCTTTTCTATCTATGGCCCAACTGAGCGTCGTTATAGATTGGTTGTGCGCCGCGAAGGCGACTCAACATTTTTAGGCTGCATGCCCGCCAGCCGCAATGCGATGATCATCGCAGGTACGAGGAAGACCATGGATCCAAAGACCCACATGACCACCGCTCCAAGCACCTGATCGTCCGCAGCCGAAACCTGAAACGGATTCGGATGATCGAGATAGTAGCTGTAGACTGGCCTTCCACAAAATGCCAAAAAAGCGGATAGCAAGGTGTTCACGATATCCGCAGATACGAGATAAAGAAGAATACTCCACGTTCGCAGTCGTCTCTCCGCAGGCCAGGGCCTTAGGATGCACCACCAGAACAAGCACGACGTAAATAGAAAACACAGATGCTCAAAAGCATGCCAGTTTTCATGTTCGAGAGCAAAGTCGTATGCACCGGGGATATGCCAGGCTAGAAACGTCAAATTCATTGCAAGCCATGCCACCAGCGGCGTCACGATCCAATGGGAGAATTGACGCAGAGGCGACACGCGCAAGAGCGGGCCAATAATGGTTCGTCTCACGAACACAGGAAGCCCGCGCAGAAGCGGCACAACCGGCAATCCATAAAGGAGCAGTGGAGGTACGAACGACATCAACAGCAGATGCTCGATCATGTGGGCGCTTAGCATGGCATCTGCAAAGCCATCCATCGGCGAGCCTATGGCCAACCAAAGTACCGCGAGGCCAGAAAGGAAAGACGCCAGCCGCTGTTCGGTGAACTGAGCGGGGCGTGTCTTGCGAATAGCAAACCAGCCCCGCACATAAATCACCGCAGTCAACACCACTGAGGTGGTTAGCCAGATTGGCAGCGACCAATCGGCAAAGATATCTTTTACCGCCGGGGACATATCTATGGCGTCGTCCGACTGGATGGAGATGATGGCGACTCGGAG
This DNA window, taken from Acidicapsa ligni, encodes the following:
- a CDS encoding CHY zinc finger protein, encoding MVKSTVHGVSLDSQTRCAHYSTLRDVIAIQMKCCGIYYACKECHDAMADHAIEVWPRSEWDSQAVLCGICGTEMSIRQYLDCENECPACCAPFNPGCRNHYHYYFEWNPVAT
- a CDS encoding aminopeptidase P family protein — its product is MTANEEARAAELLEAQTKAEKLFHEVESRGLICSGVTESKLNSAIYALANEMYGISAYWHKRIVRAGKNTLLPYDENPPDLTVQADDILFLDFGPVFEQWEADFGRTFVLGTDPLKLKLQQDVGLAFAAGKKYFHENPDLVSSELFRYAQSLAKQFGWEFGSPIAGHLIGQFPHEKISGDKVSLYIHPDSHLPMRSLDQNGQKRHWILEIHFVDRQHEIGGFYEELMTL
- a CDS encoding PQQ-dependent sugar dehydrogenase is translated as MRNSASIALLAATALLPTALLAQQVITGQAAFADWNQQQPGAHRKITLADLPQPKPQEAVNNTPHIVPRPADAWPVAPAGFKVTLYAGGDSAPMQRADNKENMARSNGTFTMPRILRTAPNGDLFLADSGAGTIFILRGIGPNGKAARTEKFVTGLDHPFGIAFYPAENPKYVYVGNATTIQRIPYHSGDLHATGAPETIVPDIPGYAQLTGGGHWTRDIVFTKEGHMLVSVGSGSNVDDADTHPKEFHRADVLEYTPEGKFVEVYAHGIRNCVGEAINPITGQLWCSTNERDDLGNHLVPDYVTSIKKGGFYGWPWYYMGGHQDPRLPEPCANGTGPNLQAAALTADQAKDCKRVDLSSKVITPDVLLQPHMASLEMTFYPSNGDFPKQYDGDAFAAEHGSWNRANRAGYEVVHIPMHNGHADGSYEDFLTGFVTKDGQVWGRPVGVATGHDGALYVTDDGTRSVWRVAYTGK
- a CDS encoding cytochrome c oxidase assembly protein, translated to MSPAVKDIFADWSLPIWLTTSVVLTAVIYVRGWFAIRKTRPAQFTEQRLASFLSGLAVLWLAIGSPMDGFADAMLSAHMIEHLLLMSFVPPLLLYGLPVVPLLRGLPVFVRRTIIGPLLRVSPLRQFSHWIVTPLVAWLAMNLTFLAWHIPGAYDFALEHENWHAFEHLCFLFTSCLFWWCILRPWPAERRLRTWSILLYLVSADIVNTLLSAFLAFCGRPVYSYYLDHPNPFQVSAADDQVLGAVVMWVFGSMVFLVPAMIIALRLAGMQPKNVESPSRRTTNL